A window of the Nitrosococcus wardiae genome harbors these coding sequences:
- a CDS encoding MT-A70 family methyltransferase: MASGLVAPPKKYRVIYADPPWTFKTYSKKGIGRSAEAHYDCLSIEEICRIPVNEWTTPDALLFLWVTDPLLPRAMEVIQAWGFTYKTVGFYWMKLNKSAQISQLSEKDFFTGLGFWTRANPEMCLLATKGQPKRKSSNVRRLIISPRREHSRKPDETYQRIEQLTDGPYLEMFARRARLGWDGWGNQTVLFNKGSVNTRRIPSDLRKHPLKEI, translated from the coding sequence ATGGCTTCCGGTTTGGTCGCCCCCCCAAAAAAATATAGGGTCATCTATGCCGATCCACCTTGGACATTTAAAACCTATTCCAAAAAAGGCATTGGCCGCAGCGCGGAAGCCCATTATGACTGTCTGTCCATTGAAGAAATCTGCCGTATTCCCGTTAACGAATGGACGACCCCTGATGCCCTGCTCTTTCTTTGGGTAACCGACCCGCTGCTTCCCCGGGCCATGGAAGTGATCCAGGCCTGGGGATTCACCTATAAAACGGTGGGCTTTTATTGGATGAAGCTCAACAAGTCAGCCCAGATCAGCCAACTCTCCGAAAAGGATTTTTTTACGGGTTTAGGCTTCTGGACCCGGGCCAACCCGGAAATGTGCTTGTTGGCGACAAAGGGCCAGCCCAAACGGAAATCTTCCAACGTACGCCGCCTGATCATTTCCCCACGGCGGGAACATAGTCGCAAACCGGATGAGACCTATCAGCGCATCGAACAATTAACCGATGGTCCCTATCTAGAAATGTTTGCACGACGTGCTCGGCTAGGATGGGACGGATGGGGGAATCAAACGGTTTTGTTTAACAAGGGCTCGGTCAACACCCGCCGTATCCCCTCTGACCTGCGAAAACACCCTCTAAAGGAAATTTAA
- a CDS encoding exosortase system-associated protein, TIGR04073 family, whose protein sequence is MVNNKAPNPLGLIILLSFLAFGATSPAVAEEGYGERVGEKLGRGLVNVVTGWVEIPKNMVNTSQDSNVGIGVTWGLVKGIGHTLGRTLVGAGELATFFVPTSEIIHPPYIFEDFYRDTTYGVAQ, encoded by the coding sequence ATGGTTAATAATAAAGCGCCTAACCCACTGGGGCTCATTATTTTATTGTCTTTTCTGGCCTTTGGTGCCACTTCGCCGGCTGTGGCGGAAGAAGGTTATGGAGAGAGGGTAGGGGAAAAACTGGGGCGTGGATTAGTCAATGTGGTAACTGGTTGGGTGGAAATCCCCAAAAATATGGTGAATACCAGCCAGGATAGTAATGTGGGTATTGGGGTCACCTGGGGATTGGTGAAAGGCATTGGCCATACCCTGGGGCGTACCCTCGTAGGGGCAGGGGAGTTAGCCACCTTTTTCGTGCCGACTTCTGAAATTATCCATCCTCCCTATATCTTTGAGGATTTTTATCGGGATACGACTTACGGCGTGGCCCAGTAA
- a CDS encoding lytic transglycosylase domain-containing protein, with protein sequence MKKWLATGLMIGLLGLSLGSNAREIQVPLQLHNEFLRQILLRQVYTGPQHTAQMWDEGSRCNSLVLFNPQISSVGPHIRLISEGKAKIGTPIGNRCIPFLNWQGMIEVFQQPVLGPQLATVHFRTVKSNIYNLQGGKNLTTGKLWDGVKKYVHPKLSQVQINLHPLLAKLRNLLPLILPRQDRAQVQTALHSLTLTEAQTTQTGMRVTLRFALPNLSYPQTPPPPEPALSPEELQRWETAWRHWDAFLTFVIKHAAAESKLEEFRLLLLEILLDARHDIGKALASPTPGTPDPIRALFLSTWKRLAPVLRRLSLNMSNERALRYLTFITASDALQTIDQLRPLSGLDISTDGLRRLARTIAPQEKQDPLSYGFEVDPSLRRSFGLGPPLSLPKENPDLGLSRWFWRSAWAANDIDRSLIARLNQWAPTSRDIDAYLPIAHQLLDQTTSHLLHRRQLEPQTQSLYRWLLLATAWQESCWRQFIKQGDSIQPLRSHAGSVGLMQVNQNVWRGFYDVNSLNENIAYNTKAGGEILMHYLVDYAIRKGEHKKTDNFHNLARAAYAAYNGGPRHLSRYRKANTPKSLRRIDAFFWDKYQTIKQGNELAVAQCFGVEASSLQSPPERRR encoded by the coding sequence ATGAAAAAATGGCTTGCTACAGGTCTTATGATTGGGCTGCTCGGGCTATCCCTGGGGAGCAATGCCCGTGAAATCCAGGTCCCCTTACAACTGCATAACGAGTTTCTCCGTCAAATTCTCCTTAGGCAAGTGTATACTGGCCCCCAGCATACGGCACAGATGTGGGATGAGGGTAGCAGATGCAACTCTCTGGTACTTTTTAATCCTCAAATCAGCAGTGTGGGCCCACATATTCGCCTGATTAGTGAAGGAAAAGCTAAGATTGGAACCCCTATCGGCAATCGCTGCATTCCCTTCCTAAATTGGCAAGGGATGATTGAGGTCTTCCAACAGCCCGTGCTTGGGCCCCAATTGGCTACAGTCCACTTCCGAACCGTTAAATCAAATATTTACAATCTTCAAGGGGGTAAAAATCTCACCACAGGTAAGCTATGGGATGGAGTCAAAAAATATGTCCACCCCAAGCTTTCCCAGGTGCAGATTAACCTTCACCCCCTATTGGCAAAGCTACGGAACCTGTTACCCCTCATTTTACCCCGGCAAGATCGAGCCCAGGTTCAAACCGCGCTTCACTCGCTCACGCTTACCGAAGCACAAACGACCCAGACCGGTATGAGGGTCACATTGCGTTTTGCGCTCCCGAATCTCAGCTATCCCCAAACACCTCCACCTCCCGAACCTGCCCTCTCGCCTGAAGAATTACAACGCTGGGAAACGGCCTGGCGACACTGGGATGCATTTCTCACTTTTGTCATCAAACACGCAGCGGCCGAAAGTAAGTTAGAAGAGTTTCGACTGCTTCTCCTGGAAATCTTGCTGGATGCCCGTCATGATATCGGGAAGGCCCTCGCTTCTCCGACTCCAGGAACGCCTGATCCCATCCGTGCTCTATTTCTAAGCACCTGGAAGCGCTTGGCCCCGGTATTGCGCCGCCTAAGCCTCAATATGTCCAATGAAAGAGCCCTGCGTTACCTGACCTTTATTACCGCCAGCGATGCCCTACAAACCATCGATCAACTTCGCCCTCTCTCCGGCCTTGACATTTCCACCGACGGACTGCGCCGGCTAGCACGGACAATTGCTCCCCAAGAGAAACAGGATCCCCTCTCCTACGGTTTTGAAGTCGATCCCAGTCTACGTCGATCATTCGGGCTAGGTCCCCCTCTATCCCTACCCAAGGAAAACCCAGATCTTGGTTTAAGCCGGTGGTTTTGGCGAAGCGCTTGGGCTGCCAATGACATTGATCGGTCACTGATTGCCCGGCTAAACCAATGGGCACCCACCTCCCGCGATATTGATGCCTATTTACCCATAGCCCACCAACTTTTGGATCAAACCACCAGCCATTTACTCCACAGGCGCCAATTAGAACCCCAAACTCAATCATTATATCGCTGGCTCCTGCTCGCTACCGCTTGGCAAGAAAGCTGTTGGCGCCAATTTATCAAGCAAGGAGACAGCATCCAACCGCTTCGCTCTCATGCCGGCTCCGTAGGTTTGATGCAGGTCAACCAAAATGTTTGGCGAGGTTTTTACGACGTTAACAGTTTGAATGAGAACATTGCCTACAACACCAAAGCGGGTGGCGAAATCTTGATGCATTATCTTGTCGATTACGCTATTAGAAAAGGCGAACATAAAAAAACAGATAATTTCCATAACCTAGCCCGGGCGGCCTACGCTGCCTATAATGGAGGGCCTAGACACCTGAGTCGTTACCGTAAGGCGAATACACCCAAGTCCTTACGCAGGATAGATGCTTTCTTCTGGGACAAATATCAAACCATCAAACAAGGTAACGAATTGGCTGTTGCCCAGTGCTTTGGTGTAGAAGCCTCCTCCTTGCAATCTCCACCAGAGAGGAGGAGATAA
- a CDS encoding OmpA family protein — MNNKKIIATFATVVPILFTTYASAQSNDQPLYAPYEGWPPCAVMEAAGEQMPDGRVVTGVICRSNPFIPDSDKDGVPDDSDQCPGTPAGAEVDQVGCPVDSDNDGAPDYLDQCPDTPVGVKVDNAGCPLDSDGDGVPDYLDQCPDTPAGVEVDSAGCSLEKEVEDSDGDGVPDDVDQCPNTPAGVEVDEMGCSQPVVLKGVHFAFDSAALAPEAEKILNQVAESLQANPDIEVIIEGYTDSIGSAAYNQRLSQLRAESAMNYLVSQGVEQSRLKAVGYGEKRPIATNSTKEGRAQNRRVELHKRRAGSE, encoded by the coding sequence ATGAATAATAAAAAAATCATCGCAACCTTTGCAACGGTTGTGCCAATATTGTTTACCACTTACGCATCAGCACAATCCAACGATCAACCCCTATATGCACCCTATGAGGGCTGGCCACCCTGTGCTGTCATGGAGGCTGCAGGAGAGCAAATGCCTGATGGCCGGGTGGTCACCGGCGTTATCTGCCGATCCAATCCCTTTATTCCAGATAGCGATAAGGATGGGGTGCCAGACGATAGTGATCAATGTCCCGGTACGCCTGCTGGCGCTGAAGTAGACCAGGTGGGCTGCCCGGTAGACAGCGACAATGATGGCGCCCCAGACTATCTTGACCAATGTCCTGATACTCCAGTAGGGGTGAAGGTAGACAATGCAGGCTGCCCCCTAGACAGTGATGGCGATGGGGTACCGGATTATCTGGACCAATGCCCCGATACCCCGGCAGGCGTGGAGGTAGACAGCGCAGGCTGCTCCTTAGAAAAGGAGGTCGAAGATAGCGACGGCGATGGGGTGCCTGATGATGTCGATCAATGCCCCAATACCCCGGCTGGCGTTGAAGTGGACGAAATGGGTTGCTCTCAACCAGTGGTGCTCAAAGGAGTCCATTTTGCATTTGATTCCGCTGCCCTTGCTCCAGAGGCGGAGAAAATCCTAAATCAGGTTGCAGAATCTCTCCAAGCTAATCCCGATATTGAGGTCATCATTGAGGGCTATACCGACAGTATTGGCAGTGCAGCCTATAACCAGCGCCTTTCCCAATTGCGCGCTGAATCGGCCATGAACTACCTAGTCTCCCAGGGCGTCGAGCAGTCGAGGTTGAAAGCGGTAGGATATGGGGAAAAACGCCCCATTGCCACCAATAGCACCAAAGAAGGCCGAGCTCAGAATCGCCGTGTTGAACTACACAAAAGAAGAGCAGGTTCAGAATAA
- a CDS encoding MATE family efflux transporter: MAVAKHADSAQQPLEFLPPIGLRPLLALAIPSAVFAFLTNGFRIVDQYFIQDVSVEAQAAIGSSAFVLIFTYATFEVFAAGAGPLIARATGANDPLARRTLLGEAIYGALLLTMLLMILGTLGAPMITHTLGLEGQSAIDCTRYLRTLFLTVLPLVLTPLVDQTFISMGSARPPLLLHTLSLGLNILLTPLLIHEAGLGIIGAALASNIARGIGVGIGLIVLKRMTGLTFEDLKPRGQLRRIMRIGTPMALGTAFFAIVYWGLLKTSVSPLGTHVNATLGIGFSALEGCTWPLFHGLSLGAASLAGRYLGAHRPDLARRTFHTALPLATLLGLAASLIFFFAGEALTALFTDDIAVHRAATEYAVILAASQLFLAWEALSEGILAGAGDTRTVFWYSTPFNLIRVPLAWLFAFPLGFEASGIWWAINVTTYAKALFKGWAVWQGRWTTIEP; encoded by the coding sequence ATGGCGGTGGCAAAGCACGCGGACTCGGCGCAACAGCCCCTAGAGTTCCTTCCTCCTATCGGTCTTCGACCGCTTCTTGCTCTTGCCATTCCCAGTGCTGTTTTCGCTTTTCTCACCAACGGTTTTCGGATCGTTGACCAATACTTTATTCAAGACGTGTCCGTTGAGGCTCAAGCAGCCATCGGCTCCTCTGCCTTTGTTCTTATTTTTACCTATGCCACCTTTGAGGTGTTTGCGGCAGGGGCGGGTCCTCTTATCGCCCGGGCGACGGGTGCCAACGATCCGCTAGCTCGTCGAACATTGCTCGGCGAAGCCATCTACGGCGCCCTCCTCCTGACCATGCTTTTAATGATCCTGGGGACCCTGGGGGCACCGATGATTACCCATACCTTGGGTCTTGAGGGCCAATCAGCCATCGATTGCACTCGCTATCTTCGTACCCTTTTTCTAACGGTACTGCCCCTGGTGCTGACCCCCTTAGTCGACCAAACTTTTATTAGCATGGGCTCGGCCCGACCACCATTGCTACTCCATACCCTCTCCCTCGGCCTGAATATCCTCTTGACCCCCCTTCTCATCCATGAGGCGGGACTTGGCATTATCGGTGCCGCCCTAGCTTCCAATATTGCCCGTGGCATTGGGGTTGGCATTGGCTTGATAGTGCTCAAGCGGATGACAGGATTAACCTTCGAAGATCTCAAACCCCGAGGACAGCTTCGCCGGATCATGCGCATCGGCACCCCCATGGCGCTAGGAACGGCCTTTTTTGCCATTGTCTATTGGGGACTGCTGAAAACTTCCGTCTCGCCACTGGGGACTCATGTCAACGCGACTCTAGGGATTGGCTTTTCTGCCCTGGAGGGGTGCACTTGGCCCCTCTTCCATGGACTCTCCCTCGGCGCCGCCTCTCTCGCCGGCCGGTACCTGGGAGCCCACCGGCCCGATCTTGCCCGCCGAACCTTCCACACGGCGCTGCCCCTCGCCACCCTACTGGGCCTCGCGGCTTCCCTAATATTTTTCTTTGCGGGTGAAGCACTGACCGCCCTTTTTACCGACGACATCGCCGTTCATCGGGCGGCAACGGAGTATGCGGTGATCCTGGCCGCCTCTCAACTTTTTTTGGCCTGGGAAGCTTTGAGTGAAGGTATTCTCGCCGGCGCCGGCGATACTCGGACGGTATTTTGGTACAGCACCCCTTTCAACCTGATTCGAGTCCCACTGGCTTGGTTATTTGCTTTTCCCCTGGGCTTTGAAGCCTCTGGGATCTGGTGGGCCATCAACGTCACCACCTATGCCAAGGCGCTATTCAAAGGGTGGGCTGTGTGGCAAGGACGATGGACAACGATTGAGCCTTGA
- a CDS encoding PepSY domain-containing protein, protein MKGNKLTSLAAFVGLATLGMGSQSYGQQSTRGAENFLTIEQIIEKVRADYPGEIIEVEREKEEGKMVWEVKVKDKDGKEWEIYYDASTGKKLKSEPES, encoded by the coding sequence ATGAAGGGCAATAAATTAACCTCCCTGGCTGCTTTCGTTGGTCTGGCAACCTTGGGTATGGGGTCCCAGTCCTATGGACAGCAATCTACCCGGGGGGCTGAAAATTTTCTCACCATAGAGCAAATCATTGAAAAGGTCCGAGCTGACTATCCTGGTGAAATCATTGAGGTTGAGCGAGAAAAAGAGGAAGGGAAAATGGTCTGGGAAGTCAAGGTTAAGGACAAGGATGGCAAGGAGTGGGAAATTTATTACGACGCTTCTACCGGTAAGAAGCTAAAATCAGAACCGGAATCCTAA
- a CDS encoding YqaA family protein, with protein sequence MAATLLPGGSEVVFALLAAQNVHSPSLLIGVATLGNTLGGMVTLGMGRLLARRYPMRALEKPSHQRASRWLHKYGPLSLLWSWVPVIGDPLCFVAGWLRLNFLLALVFITMGKCARYAALWSVTG encoded by the coding sequence TTGGCGGCAACGTTGCTGCCAGGAGGCTCAGAGGTGGTTTTTGCCTTATTGGCAGCACAAAATGTCCATTCTCCTTCGTTGTTGATTGGGGTAGCCACTCTCGGCAACACTTTGGGGGGCATGGTGACCCTGGGGATGGGCCGGCTCCTGGCGCGACGCTATCCCATGCGGGCGTTGGAGAAACCTTCCCACCAGCGGGCTTCCCGCTGGCTTCATAAATATGGCCCTCTCAGCTTACTTTGGTCTTGGGTCCCTGTGATTGGCGATCCGCTATGTTTTGTCGCCGGCTGGCTGCGCTTAAATTTTCTTCTGGCACTCGTTTTCATTACTATGGGGAAGTGTGCCCGCTATGCAGCGTTGTGGAGTGTGACAGGTTAA
- a CDS encoding type II toxin-antitoxin system Phd/YefM family antitoxin has protein sequence MIQVNIHEAKTHLSKLLQKVLEGEEVVIAKDNQPIAKLVLFEEQKPKRRLGRARGLIRIHPDFDAPIEDLEDYM, from the coding sequence ATGATTCAAGTTAACATACACGAAGCCAAAACCCATCTTTCAAAGTTACTCCAAAAGGTCCTGGAGGGGGAAGAAGTGGTCATCGCCAAAGACAATCAGCCTATCGCCAAGCTCGTCTTGTTCGAGGAACAAAAGCCCAAACGCCGCCTTGGAAGGGCGCGGGGACTCATTCGCATCCATCCTGATTTCGATGCCCCCATTGAGGATCTCGAGGATTATATGTAG
- a CDS encoding type II toxin-antitoxin system VapC family toxin, whose amino-acid sequence MRTLLDTHVFLWLLTEDPRLSPTARRLFLDEENQLFLSMASVWEIAIKTSLGRLEFMEPIEDLLPRELRLNGIHLLPIEIGHALKLARLPFHHRDPFDRLLVAQSLAENLPLLSADNHLDAYPIKRFWQ is encoded by the coding sequence GTGCGAACTCTGCTAGATACCCATGTCTTTTTATGGCTCCTGACGGAAGATCCCAGACTTTCACCAACCGCACGCCGCCTCTTTCTGGATGAAGAAAACCAACTTTTTCTGAGTATGGCTAGCGTCTGGGAAATAGCAATCAAAACCAGCCTAGGGCGTCTAGAGTTCATGGAGCCCATTGAAGATCTCTTGCCCCGCGAACTGAGATTAAATGGAATTCACCTGCTACCCATTGAAATAGGGCATGCATTGAAGTTAGCACGGCTTCCCTTTCACCACCGAGACCCCTTCGACAGGCTGCTGGTTGCGCAAAGCCTAGCCGAAAACCTGCCACTCCTAAGCGCCGATAATCACTTAGATGCTTACCCTATCAAGCGGTTCTGGCAATAA
- a CDS encoding type II toxin-antitoxin system ParD family antitoxin codes for MGKKKTTVYLDEDLLRATKVIKNEMASGRYGSASEVVRDALRLLEERRSKLDALRAYLGQGEAQAQCGEFVENYSIEAVISELDREI; via the coding sequence ATGGGAAAAAAGAAAACGACGGTTTACCTGGATGAAGATCTTCTGCGGGCGACCAAGGTCATCAAGAACGAAATGGCAAGCGGGCGCTACGGTTCCGCCAGTGAAGTCGTGCGCGATGCGCTGCGCTTGCTGGAAGAGAGGAGAAGCAAGCTGGACGCGCTGCGGGCATACTTAGGGCAAGGGGAGGCGCAGGCGCAGTGCGGTGAGTTTGTCGAAAACTATTCCATTGAGGCGGTAATCTCCGAGTTAGATCGGGAAATCTGA
- a CDS encoding AbrB/MazE/SpoVT family DNA-binding domain-containing protein: MATTLTSKGQVTVPKKIRDYLGLHPGSAVDFSLGPNGEVIVRPAEDTAPTHRKDRFGKLRGTLNTGRTTDELMRLLRGYDADINDPGLK, from the coding sequence ATGGCAACGACACTTACCAGTAAAGGCCAGGTCACGGTACCTAAGAAGATCCGTGACTATCTCGGCTTGCATCCCGGATCGGCGGTCGATTTTTCATTGGGACCGAACGGCGAGGTGATCGTGCGTCCGGCAGAAGATACCGCACCAACACACCGCAAGGATCGCTTTGGCAAGCTGCGAGGTACGCTCAATACCGGCAGGACCACCGATGAATTGATGCGCTTACTGCGTGGCTACGATGCCGACATCAACGACCCCGGCCTAAAATGA
- a CDS encoding type II toxin-antitoxin system VapC family toxin: protein MILVDTCVLLDVVQNDPSWADWSLAQLEWAAERGNLVINPVVYAEFSVWYDDMEELERILIGFDTALEELPREALFLAGKAFRQYRARRGTQTSVLPDFFIGAHAAVREILLLTRDTARIRAYFPTVALLAPQ from the coding sequence ATGATCCTGGTCGACACCTGCGTGCTGCTCGATGTGGTGCAAAACGATCCGAGTTGGGCGGACTGGTCACTGGCGCAACTGGAATGGGCCGCAGAACGCGGCAACCTGGTGATCAACCCAGTCGTGTATGCCGAGTTCTCGGTGTGGTATGACGACATGGAAGAACTAGAGCGAATCCTTATCGGCTTCGATACCGCCCTTGAGGAATTACCGCGGGAAGCCCTGTTCCTGGCCGGCAAGGCATTCCGGCAATACCGCGCGCGACGGGGAACACAGACCAGCGTGCTGCCGGATTTCTTTATCGGTGCCCACGCGGCGGTACGGGAAATTCTGCTGCTGACGCGGGATACTGCACGCATCCGCGCTTATTTTCCAACGGTGGCGCTGCTGGCGCCGCAATAG
- a CDS encoding glycosyltransferase family 4 protein, whose protein sequence is MKAIVITPSGIESEQLRADANYQLRCFRYAPRTWQQLAHQPGGIPAALKQRRTFYLLLPVFLGSMFLTCLRTAREVDLIHANWSVNGIIAGIVGWLTGKPVITTLRGQDVNRSQSSWAYQLILGLCMRLSNHVVAVSESVRFTAAQKFPVQNNKLTVISNGVEQYFLDIGERRIQTRTQGLSLITISSLIPSKGVERIIQAVNLLQGEIGLNLTIVGSGPEKEKLQKLAASLGLDKKVYFTGNVTPDDIPKYLEKADVFVFASHSEGRPNVLLEAMAASLPIIATSIPGIKEIVQDKKTGLLFPPSAVEILADQLRRLSQDNHLRQQLVKNARQFILDQGLFWAHTGSRYAELYRQSLIKPIR, encoded by the coding sequence GTGAAAGCGATTGTCATTACACCCAGCGGCATTGAATCGGAGCAATTACGAGCTGATGCCAATTACCAATTGCGTTGCTTCCGCTATGCCCCCCGGACCTGGCAGCAACTTGCCCATCAGCCGGGGGGCATTCCAGCAGCTTTAAAACAACGTCGAACTTTTTACCTTCTCCTACCAGTATTCCTAGGATCAATGTTCTTGACTTGTTTACGCACCGCCAGAGAGGTTGATCTCATCCATGCGAATTGGTCTGTGAACGGTATCATCGCAGGAATTGTCGGCTGGCTTACCGGAAAACCCGTCATTACCACACTTCGAGGACAAGATGTTAATCGTTCTCAGTCATCGTGGGCCTATCAACTTATACTAGGGCTTTGTATGCGCCTAAGCAACCACGTTGTGGCAGTAAGTGAATCCGTTCGATTCACGGCAGCGCAAAAATTTCCGGTCCAAAACAATAAGCTTACCGTCATTTCTAATGGTGTCGAACAATATTTTTTAGATATCGGTGAACGACGCATACAAACAAGAACGCAAGGCCTAAGCCTTATCACTATTTCAAGTTTAATCCCCTCAAAAGGAGTTGAACGGATTATTCAGGCAGTCAATCTATTGCAAGGTGAAATCGGCTTAAACCTCACTATTGTCGGTAGCGGCCCAGAGAAAGAAAAGTTACAAAAGCTAGCAGCCTCTTTGGGCCTGGATAAAAAAGTTTATTTCACCGGCAATGTGACGCCTGATGATATCCCCAAATATCTCGAAAAGGCAGATGTATTCGTTTTCGCAAGCCACAGTGAAGGACGCCCCAATGTCTTGCTAGAAGCCATGGCAGCGAGCTTGCCCATTATTGCAACGAGCATTCCAGGCATCAAAGAAATTGTGCAAGATAAGAAAACAGGGCTTTTGTTTCCGCCGAGTGCGGTAGAAATTCTTGCAGATCAGCTACGGCGTTTATCTCAAGACAATCATTTAAGGCAGCAACTCGTCAAAAATGCGAGGCAGTTTATTTTAGATCAAGGCCTCTTTTGGGCTCATACTGGTTCCCGCTATGCTGAACTCTACCGACAGAGCCTCATAAAACCCATTCGGTAA